The segment TCTAATACAATATTAATGTGTTAACACACTATAACATTAAATATCCGCCTTGTTCATTATGGTTTATAACCAATTTCCATGCGAATAATAGGTTAACTACTTATAGTATATCATAATATATGGCTTTTCTAATAAACTATGATAATAAAATGTATTTTAGCTGCAATTTTATCTTAGTCACTTCACTCTCTTCATAACTTTCTTTGGGTTCTGCGCCCCAAACCACGCCCGGCCAAAAAGCATCGTTTTCATAACGACCAATAATATGGATATGTAATTGTGAAACGATATTGCCAATCGCAGCGATATTGATTTTATCCACCTTAAAATCTGTTTTCAGTAATTGGGATAATTTATTACTGATCAGTGCAATGTTCTCTGACACACTCGACTCTAATTCATACAATTCTGTTTTATCTACTTTGGGAACCAAGATAAACCAGGGAACCAAGGCGTTATTCATGAGCAAGAGTAAAAAATCATCCGACTCTGATAAAATAAAACAGTCATTCGCTAAACGTGAATCTAGGGTGAATTTTTTTGCCATGCGTATAGCCTTATGTGGAATAACTTTATGTGAAATAAACTAAAATTTAAATATCTTAGATTCAACTCATAAGTGCAACACTATTTGGTTGTATTTGTGATATTTGCTGGTTTATCGCTGGCTCATGAAATTCCCGGGGTGGCCGAGCGTAGCGATGGCCACCCCGGGAATTTCATGAGACAGCGACGCGCCTGACGGCGCTACTAAAAAAATCATAAGTACAGCAATGATTTGCTCGAAAAAATGGCCAATTGCTTGTAAAATCGGCCATTTTCTCCTGCAAGAGTAAAGTGACTTATGAGAACTTACAAGCAATTGACACAAGAACAAAGATACTACATTTCGACTGAGATTAAAAATGGCATTTCCCAGTCTAAAATTGCTCAGGCGATTGAGGTGAGTAAATCTACTATATGCCGTGAAATTAAACGCAACGCTGGTTTACGTGGCTATCGATTTAAGCAAGCTCAAGAAAAAGCCGTTAAGCGTCGCTACAATGCTTCTAAAGCAATTAAAATGACGGATGACATGATTGCCCTTATTGATGAAAAGCTTTCACAGCACCAGTGGAGTCCTGAACAGATATCAGGTTGGTTACTGAATGACAAAATGCTACTTCTTAGCCATGAACGTATTTATCAACACATATGGGATGATAAGAAGCAAGGTGGTGATTTACATCAGTATTTAAGGCGTCAGGGAAAGAAATACCAAAAGCGTGGTAGTAACGGTAAAAGCAGTCGAGGACAAATAATTAATCGAATTTCCATTGATGACCGTCCTAAGATTGTTGATGATAAACGTCGTGTTGGTGACTGGGAAATTGATACAGTGATCGGTAAAGGACACAGTGGTGCTCTGGTCACGATTGTAGAAAGAAAAACGCTTTACACATTAGTAGCAAAAGTGAATGGCAAACAGGCTGATTGGGTGACACAAGCAACAATACAATTGCTTAAACCCTTTAAAGACAGGCTTCATAGTATTACCGCAGACAATGGTAAAGAGTTTGCTTATCATGAGCAGGTAAGCAAAGCTCTTGATACAGCATTTTATTTTGCCCACCCTTATTCTTCATGGGAGCGAGGGTTAAATGAAAATACTAATGGACTGATTAGACAATATTTTCCTAAAGATACAGACTTTAAAGAAGTGACTGATAAAGAGGTTTACAACATGATGGAAAAACTTAATAATAGACCTAGAAAGGCACTCGGCTTTCAAACACCATTCCAGGCAATGAAAAAATCATT is part of the sulfur-oxidizing endosymbiont of Gigantopelta aegis genome and harbors:
- a CDS encoding HIT family protein codes for the protein MAKKFTLDSRLANDCFILSESDDFLLLLMNNALVPWFILVPKVDKTELYELESSVSENIALISNKLSQLLKTDFKVDKINIAAIGNIVSQLHIHIIGRYENDAFWPGVVWGAEPKESYEESEVTKIKLQLKYILLS
- a CDS encoding IS30 family transposase, whose protein sequence is MRTYKQLTQEQRYYISTEIKNGISQSKIAQAIEVSKSTICREIKRNAGLRGYRFKQAQEKAVKRRYNASKAIKMTDDMIALIDEKLSQHQWSPEQISGWLLNDKMLLLSHERIYQHIWDDKKQGGDLHQYLRRQGKKYQKRGSNGKSSRGQIINRISIDDRPKIVDDKRRVGDWEIDTVIGKGHSGALVTIVERKTLYTLVAKVNGKQADWVTQATIQLLKPFKDRLHSITADNGKEFAYHEQVSKALDTAFYFAHPYSSWERGLNENTNGLIRQYFPKDTDFKEVTDKEVYNMMEKLNNRPRKALGFQTPFQAMKKSFARTGISCVALQS